One window of Dysidea avara chromosome 11, odDysAvar1.4, whole genome shotgun sequence genomic DNA carries:
- the LOC136239017 gene encoding uncharacterized protein: MMINIVTCTILCMFAVYITAADKYKRTGSCDFAEECMYKYTATQHNYGEEDREEIELSADVNWHCDSSGSFGSQSAKEFCFTIYSASIRISVANDTMNYTSDDLQQLLVDELQGEFCYIQTSDGKIVSVHYGTTENHEAINIKRSIASTFQANFKSEEGDVEESDAGSIHTSHYIFDKESDDVKFTRKVGTGDLIKMAGQAPQNSLVYDKVEESTFTGSILQESHGAMKIKFDFGSAANEDDNNYYDDSSTYDNTTDFGNQFQSNGTYTIEKVSCQKRSKRDVVFADLTASDIERGSLLAVIDIAKFGQSRIRKIRDTIPSVAGLFERLHKNPTDPELANIVNSFRELLALEVKYGTPSHHTPAIDQLIEYYKKITLSDKPKSMEMRKLIYSFLAIDGSLRSQQILGSLLTKSMGEDERGILLHQLAQISNAGPELVDTVININPSNDDGLLLVLGALARNNDHAIQNVVVGELLRRLDTVKSSTNNTELIILLNYALGNTGSKLAIDALLSSLDHDDIDTQISVIRGLGVHLDQPKVQNALIILLNGTEEDKVLEEALVILKDAFNDKILVNPKEDLLDTIVKTAVKLENPNLYELLIQYLTLVGTDRAQQHINTLRRQHNYGQVVHDQASRIKRGFDWDESNSNYDTVASYSERRNDVRDYPSHLAYIWGKSLGTSKMEMKIGAGAFAGSYWTDSNKRLKFFSKFKIKGDVLGRKFDLVDIEFAYRTSNSTLFIRKYRKILGLDVYHIDSSIDLEFCLQSVKIPLWSGSGQTAFNYRKGYYVYISTIYFYLRGILSGSAGATLCFSPLEMLGCLDMKASVTLQVNGGGSASLLSTIRGGIDVRARLGYYLEPSACVQGSLVDKTKPFEVCLSLYHGHPYSYIYIEPWYQSKTITFEGGGWLSVPKPRIRWSGTKSWGEYGWSTSSPRSLLVEKCIKPDLAKLAQKLTG, encoded by the exons ATGATGATCAATATTGTAACATGCACTATATTGTGCATGTTTGCAGTATACATCACTGCAGCAGACAAATACAAGAGAACGGGATCATGTGAT TTTGCTGAAGAATGCATGTACAAGTACACTGCAACACAACATAACTATGGAGAAGAGGATCGAGAAGAGATTGAACTTTCTGCAGATGTCAACTGGCACTGTGACAGCA GTGGTAGTTTTGGCTCACAATCAGCTAAGGAATTCTGTTTCACCATATACAGTGCATCAATCAGAATTTCAGTTGCCAA TGACACAATGAACTACACATCTGATGATCTACAGCAATTATTAGTAGATGAACTCCAAGGAGAGTTCTGTTATATACAGACATCTGATGGGAAGATTGTGTCTGTACACTATGGAACAACAGAAAATCATGAGGCCATTAATATTAAGAGGAGCATTGCTAGCACATTCCAGGCAAACTTTAAAAGTGAAGAGGGAGATGTTGAAGAGTCCGATGCTGGCTCTATCCATACCTCACATTACAT ATTTGACAAAGAATCTGATGATGTGAAATTCACTCGAAAAGTTGGGACAGGTGACCTCATTAAAATGGCAGGTCAAGCACCACAAAATTCCTTAGTATATGATAAAGTTGAAGAATCTACATTTACTGGTTCAATCTTACAAGAGTCACATGGAGCAATGAAGATAAAATTTGACTTTGGATCTGCTGCAAATGAagatgataataattattatgatgatagCAGCACTTATGACAATACCACTGATTTTGGTAATCAGTTTCAATCTAATGGAACTTACACTATTGAAAAGGTTTCCTGTCAAAAAAGAAGCAAAAGAGATGTAGTATTTGCTGACCTGACAGCATCTGACATTGAAAGAGGAAGCCTTTTAGCAGTCATTGATATAG CTAAGTTTGGTCAGTCTAGAATTAGAAAGATAAGAGATACAATCCCATCTGTTGCTGGACTGTTTGAAAGACTTCACAAGAATCCTACTGATCCTGAATTAG CTAATATAGTGAACAGCTTCAGAGAGCTACTGGCATTGGAGGTAAAATATGGCACTCCATCACACCACACACCAGCAATTGACCAATTGATAGAGTATTATAAGAAG ATAACATTATCTGACAAGCCAAAAAGTATGGAAATGAGAAAACTGATATATTCCTTCCTGGCCATTGATGGTAGCTTGAGATCACAACAG ATACTGGGGTCACTACTAACAAAGAGTATGGGAGAAGATGAACGAGGCATCTTATTGCATCAGTTGGCTCAGATTAGTAATGCTGGACCTGAACTAGTAGATACTGTCATCAATATCAACCCATCCAATGATGACGGTCTACTGCTGGTATTAGGAGCACTAGCTAGAAACAATGACCATGCTATTCAGAATGTTGTAGTTGGTGAACTTCTTAGGAGACTTGACACTGTTAAATCATCTACCAATAACACTGAATTGATCATTCTCTTAAATTATGCTCTCGGTAACACTGGCTCTAAATTAGCCATTGATGCTTTACTGTCCAGTCTTGATCATGATGACATTGACACACAGATTTCTGTTATTAGGGGACTTGGTGTTCACCTTGATCAACCAAAAGTGCAGAATGCTTTGATCATTTTACTGAATGGAACTGAAGAAGATAAAGTTCTGGAAGAGGCTTTAGTGATACTAAAAGATGCATTCAATGATAAAATACTAGTCAATCCCAAAGAAGACTTACTGGACACCATAGTGAAGACTGCTGTTAAGCTAGAGAACCCCAACCTGTATGAATTACTCATCCAATATCTTACACTGGTCGGTACTGATAGAGCACAACAACACATCAACACATTAAGAAGACAACACAACTATGGACAAGTTGTGCACGATCAAGCAAGCAGGATTAAGCGAGGCTTTGATTGGGATGAATCCAATTCTAACTATGACACAGTAGCAAGCTATTCAGAACGCAGAAATGATGTCAGAGACTATCCCTCTCACCTAGCATACATATGGGGTAAATCATTAGGTACCAGCAAAATGGAAATGAAAATAGGGGCCGGTGCATTTGCTGGGTCATACTGGACTGACTCAAATAAACGTCTcaagtttttttcaaaatttaaaatcaaaggtgatgtGTTGGGTAGAAAATTCGATTTAGTAGACATTGAATTTGCTTATCGGACATCTAATTCTACTCTGTTTATAAGGAAGTATAGGAAAATACTGGGATTAGATGTGTACCATATTGACAGTAGCATAGATCTTGAATTTTGTTTACAATCAGTGAAAATCCCTTTATGGAGTGGAAGTGGCCAGACTGCATTTAATTACCGCAAGGGTTACTATGTTTACATATCAACTATTTACTTTTACCTTCGAGGAATACTCAGTGGCAGTGCTGGTGCTACTCTTTGTTTTTCTCCATTGGAGATGCTTGGATGTCTTGATATGAAGGCTTCTGTAACTCTGCAAGTCAATGGAGGAGGATCTGCTAGTCTTTTG AGCACAATACGTGGAGGAATTGATGTACGGGCACGACTGGGATATTATCTGGAGCCATCTGCATGTGTCCAAGGATCCCTTGTGGATAAAACCAAACCTTTTGAAGTTTGTCTCTCCCTTTATCATGGTCATCCTTACAGCTATATTTACATTGAGCCATGGTACCAGTCAAAAACAATCACCTTTGAAGGCGGAGGATGG CTATCGGTACCTAAACCTCGCATTAGATGGAGTGGTACAAAATCATGGGGTGAATATGGGTGGAGCACATCAAGCCCTAGATCTCTGTTAGTGGAAAAATGTATAAAACCAGATTTGGCAAAGCTAGCACAAAAACTAACTGGATAA
- the LOC136239018 gene encoding uncharacterized protein isoform X2 — MMLNIVTCTILCMFAVYITAADKSVEYKRTGACDFTEECVYQYTSTQHNYGEEDQEVVELSANVNWHCESSGMFGAQSATEFCFTISSASLRVSAANDTMNYTSGDQQQFLADKLQGEFCYVQTSDGKVVSVHYEATENDEAVNIKKSIASTFQANFQNKEGDVEESDAGSVHTSHYTFEKGSDDVKFTRKVGTGDLIKMAGQVPQNSLIYDKVEESTFAGSILQESHGAMKIKIDFGPADKSNEDDNGYYDDDGTYDNTIDFGNQFQSNGTYTIKKVFCQRRRKRDVTFADLTASDIERGNLLAVIDIAKFGQSRIRKIRDTIPSVAGLFERLYKNPTDPELANVVNSFKELLELEAKHGTPSHHTPAVDQLIEYYKKIRLSNKPQSVEMRKLLYSFLAVDGSLRSQQILGSLLTKSMEKDERDILLHQLAQISNAGPELVDTVININPSNDDGLLLVLGAIARNNDHAIQSVVVGEFLRRLDTVKSSTNNTELIILLNYALGNTGSKLAIDALLSSLDHNDIDTQISVIRGLGVHLDQPAVQKALVTLLNGTEEDKILEEALVIFKKALDNKILDSPSEDLLDTIVKTAVKLKNPYLYELLIQYLTLVGTDRAQQHINTLRRQHNYGQVVHGQASRIKRGSDWDEYNSDYNTVASYSQRRNDVREYPSHLAYIQGKKIGSKGLEARTGVGVFAGAHWSDTNKRLKFYSKVTAEVDVLGETFDLIDIEYTVSVNDFKLHKNVYLNMGGDLFITDYPEEDFSGCEGSGKLDLWTRGSIKIFDYQASTFVYTAVMNFNIKGTLNPSAEVCICLSPLELRACVNVQPTITLLVTGAGTSTFSYIARGGINVDAKLGFYFRPEVCFQGHLNLDKVFEACLSLHYGTPKNYFSFVPWVQRRNLPPFTHTWAARYNWKERRWALPSLDDTQLVSLCRNVASLFQ; from the exons TTCACTGAAGAGTGTGTATACCAGTACACTTCCACACAACACAACTATGGTGAAGAAGACCAAGAAGTAGTTGAACTTTCTGCAAATGTGAATTGGCACTGTGAAAGCA GTGGTATGTTTGGTGCACAATCAGCTACTGAATTTTGTTTCACCATATCTAGTGCATCTTTGAGAGTTTCAGCTGCCAA TGATACAATGAACTACACATCTGGTGATCAACAACAATTCTTAGCAGATAAACTTCAAGGAGAGTTCTGTTATGTGCAGACATCTGATGGGAAGGTTGTGTCTGTACATTATGAAGCTACAGAAAATGATGAGGCTGTTAATATCAAGAAGAGCATTGCTAGCACATTCCAGGCAAACTTTCAAAATAAAGAGGGAGATGTTGAAGAGTCTGATGCTGGCTCTGTTCATACCTCACATTACAC TTTTGAGAAAGGATCTGATGATGTGAAATTTACTCGAAAAGTTGGGACAGGTGACCTCATTAAAATGGCAGGTCAAGTACCACAAAATTCTTTGATATATGATAAAGTTGAGGAATCCACATTTGCTGGTTCAATCTTGCAAGAGTCACATGGAGCAATGAAGATAAAAATTGACTTTGGACCTGCTGATAAATCAAATGAAGATGACAATggttattatgatgatgatggtacTTATGACAATACCATTGACTTTGGAAATCAGTTTCAATCTAATGGAACTTACACTATTAAAAAAGTTTTCTgtcaaagaagaagaaaaagagaTGTTACATTTGCTGACCTGACAGCATCTGACATTGAAAGAGGAAACCTTTTAGCAGTGATTGATATAG CTAAGTTTGGTCAGTCTAGAATTAGAAAGATCAGAGATACAATACCATCTGTTGCTGGACTATTTGAAAGACTTTACAAGAATCCTACTGATCCTGAATTAG CTAATGTAGTGAACAGCTTCAAAGAGCTGTTGGAATTGGAGGCAAAACATGGTACTCCGTCACACCACACACCAGCAGTAGACCAGTTGATAGAGTATTACAAGAAG ATACGATTATCTAACAAACCACAAAGTGTGGAAATGAGAAAACTGCTATATTCCTTCCTGGCTGTAGATGGTAGCTTGAGATCACAACAG ATACTTGGGTCACTACTGACAAAGAGTATGGAAAAAGATGAACGAGACATCTTGTTACATCAGTTGGCTCAGATTAGTAATGCTGGACCTGAACTAGTAGATACTGTCATTAATATCAACCCATCCAATGATGATGGTTTGCTGCTGGTATTAGGAGCAATAGCTAGGAACAATGACCATgctattcagagtgttgtagtcGGTGAATTTCTTAGGAGACTTGACACTGTTAAATCATCTACCAATAACACTGAATTGATCATTCTCTTAAACTATGCTCTCGGTAACACTGGCTCTAAATTAGCCATTGATGCTTTATTGTCCAGTCTTGATCATAATGACATTGACACACAGATTTCTGTTATTAGGGGACTTGGTGTTCACCTTGATCAACCAGCTGTACAAAAGGCTTTGGTGACCTTGCTGAATGGAACTGAGGAAGATAAAATCCTTGAAGAAGCCTTAGTGATATTTAAAAAAGCGTTGGATAACAAAATACTAGACAGTCCCAGTGAAGACTTACTGGACACCATAGTGAAGACTGCTGTTAAACTAAAGAACCCTTACCTGTATGAATTACTCATCCAATATCTTACACTGGTTGGTACTGATAGAGCACAACAGCACATCAACACACTAAGAAGACAACACAACTATGGACAAGTTGTGCATGGTCAAGCAAGCAGGATTAAACGAGGTTCAGATTGGGATGAATACAATTCTGATTATAACACAGTAGCAAGCTATTCACAACGCAGAAATGATGTTAGGGAATATCCCTCTCACCTAGCATACATTCAAGGCAAAAAAATTGGTTCAAAAGGATTAGAGGCTAGAACTGGAGTTGGTGTATTTGCTGGGGCACATTGGAGTGACACAAACAAACGTCTCAAATTTTATTCAAAGGTTACAGCTGAAGTTGATGTGCTAGGTGAAACATTTGATCTAATAGATATTGAGTACACAGTTagtgtcaatgattttaaattaCATAAAAATGTGTATTTGAACATGGGAggagatttgtttataactgatTATCCTGAAGAAGATTTTTCTGGGTGTGAAGGTTCAGGGAAGCTAGATTTATGGACTAGAGGCAGTatcaaaatttttgattatcAAGCTAGTACATTTGTTTACACAGCAGTCATGAATTTTAATATTAAAGGAACACTTAACCCCAGTGCTGaagtgtgtatttgtttgtccCCATTGGAGTTGCGTGCATGTGTTAATGTTCAGCCAACTATTACTCTGCTAGTTACAGGAGCAGGAACTTCAACATTTTCG TACATCGCACGAGGAGGAATTAATGTGGATGCTAAACTGGGATTTTATTTTAGGCCAGAAGTGTGCTTTCAAGGTCATCTAAATCTGGATAAAGTGTTTGAAGCTTGTCTTTCCCTACATTATGGAACTCCTAAAAACTACTTTAGTTTTGTGCCATGGGTCCAGAGAAGAAATCTTCCACCTTTTACACATACTTGG GCAGCTCGTTATAATTGGAAAGAGAGGCGTTGGGCGTTACCAAGTCTAGATGACACTCAGCTTGTGAGCCTTTGTAGAAATGTAGCTTCTTTGTTTCAGTAA